TTCAATTTAATTTAAATAACGTAAAGGATTACGTGAACTTCCTTTTGCTAATACTTCAAAATGCAAATGTGAACCGGTGCTGCGCCCTGTACTGCCAATTCTAGAAATCAACTGACCTCTAGCTACTCTTTCACCTACGCTAACTTCTAGTTTAGAATTATGAGCATATCTCGTTACTAAGCCATCACCATGGCTAATAGCTACCATATTTCCATAATTGCCACTCCAGCCAGCAAATATAACTGTACCAGCTTCAGCAGCATAAACAGGATCCCCAGTATTCCCGTTAATATCCACACCTGTATGAAATTCTCCGCCTCGATTGCCATAGGGAGAAGTAATAGCACCCCGATGGGGCCAGGACAAAATTCCTTTTCTGCTATCTCCTCTGGAAGCCAGGACCATTTTTGTGCCTTTAGCCACAACCTGGGTAATTGGTTTTTTCACAACATAAACAGTTATTTTTTGCTGTTTAACTTGTTTACCGTTGCGCTTAACTATTTGATATTCTATTTCCTTTTGACCACTGGCACCCCACTGGGTTACTTTCTGTTTTCCACGAAGGAGCTTCTTATCTGTAACTTGTTTGATTTCAAAAGGGATTCTTTTTGTCACTTTATAATTAGCTGCATATACCACATGCACCAATGGTTCTGTCTTTACTAACTGAATCTTTTGCCCAATGTCTAATTTATCTGAACTTAGCCACGGATTAGCACTATGCATTTCCTCTAAACTCATTCCGTTGGCTGCAGCAATTGTCCAAATTGTATCTCCTGCTTGAACTGTATAGGATTTAGGCTGACTTGTTCCGTTTATAAGTAAACTTTGCAATTTCTCAGGAGAAGTGATCTCTTTAACAGGTACCTTCTGACTTTTAAGGGCAATGGCTTCTTCAAATTTAATTCCTTTTAGCTTTAACTTTGGGTCTTGGGGTAAATAATGCTTTTTAACCTGCTCCAAAACATCCTTTGCCGTAGCTTCATTTGCCACAGCACCAATAGCTTTACCTTGAACTAAAACAACTGTCCCTTGTACCATGGGAGTTAATTTGGTGCGTAAAATTTCTTCTAATTGATCCTCTGGTGTTAGACTTTCAGGTTTAACCTGCATTTGCTGAAAAGTTATTTTTTCTTTGAAATCTACCTCAGCAAAGTCTTTCTGCTCTGACTGGAGCTTATTAAGATAGTTCTGAGCAACTTCTTTATTTTTTACAAAGGCTACTTGCTTCCCATCAATAAAAACTCCGAAGGCATTAGCTTTGTGATTAAATCCAAATATGCCTATAGCAAAAACTACTGCAAGTAATCCAAGGATTGCACCAATAAGCATTTGAGGACGTTTTCCTAGTCGTTTTTTATTTTCCATTACATTCCTCCTAACAAGAAGCGCCGATTCTAAGATTTGACAAACTTTTACTACAATTCGCCATAATTAGCCAAACTCCTGCTTAAAATTTAAAAAGAACAGCTAAACTACCTTAAGCCTTTTCTTGACCTGTACGTAGATAGCACATTCTAAACGCTTCTTCTGCAACTCACAACCTAGCTCATAGGGTTTTAGAATATCTCCATTGTGGGCCTCTGCATTGGCATGGCAGCCGCCGCTGCAGAAAAAACGCGCCCAGCATCCATTGCAAGTTTCTTTATGATAAACGTTTGCCCTTTGAAATTTTTCCGCCAAAGCATAATTTGTTAAACCATCATTGATATTTCCCATTAGGTATTCTTCACGTCCCACAAATTGGTGGCAAGGATAAAACTCCCCAGCTGGTGTAACAGCCATATACTCATATCCTGCACCGCAGCCCGTTAACCTTTTTGGTAGACAAGGGCCATGATCTAAATCAATATTAAAGTGGAAAAAATCCATTTCCTTACCGGCAAAATACCTGTCTAAGTATCCCTCTGCTAATTTTTCATATTCTTTTTTAATCAAAGCCACATCTTCCGGATGAAAGGCATAATCTTCCTCCGGTGCCGCTACTACAGGTTCTACGGAAAGATGTGTAAATCCCAAATCAAATAAATGGAACACATCTTGGCTAAAATCTAAATTATACCTAGTATAAGTGCCCCTCACCACATAATCTTCGTCATTTCTTGCAGCTGCAAATTTTTGGTATATAGGAACAATTCTCTCATAGCTGCCTTTACCTCCAGCAAAAGGGCGCATCCGATCATTTATTTCCCTGCGTCCATCAATGCTTAAGACAACGCTAATCTGCTCTTGGTTTAAAAATTGTTGTACATCATCGTTTAATAAAACTCCATTAGTTGTTAAAGTAAATTTAAATTTTTTGCCCAACTCAGCAGCTGCTTTTTTCCCATAAGCGACTAGCTCTTTCATGACAGTAAAATTCATTAAAGGCTCTCCGCCAAAAAAATCTACCTCGCATAGCTTGCGTTTTCCAGAATGGGCCAGCAGGTAATCAAGTGCTTTTTTCCCTACGGCAAAATCCATTAGTTCCCTTTTTCCCCCAAAGTCTCCTGTTGTGGCAAAACAATATTTGCACCTTAAGTTACAATCGTGGGCTAAATGCAGACACAGGGACTTTAAAATTGGATCCCGACAGTCAGGTTCTTTTCTGTCGTCTTGGGTAAATAGTAAACCTTCTGCTTGCAAATTTTCTAATTCTTCTTTTATCTCAGCCAAACTTTGTGCATCTATTAAATGCTGTACCTTTTCTTGAGCCTGAGCCCAGGAACCTCCTGCTTCATCTAAAGCAGCAAGAACTTGCCAAGTACTATCATCAACAATGTGAATTGAACCGCTATTCACATCCAAAACAATAGCTAAATCACCTTGTTGAAATCTATGAACATTCCTTAAATCAAAATCTATCATTTTAACCTCCAGTAAATTACAAATCTATCTTTATAGATAAAATTTAAAAACCCTACCCGGCTAGGATAGGGTTTATTAGCTTTAACTTCTACTTTGCGCAAACTTGATTGCCTACTGTGCATGATGTTTTACAAGCAGACTGACAAGAAACTTGGCAGCTTCCGCATCCGCCTGTTTTTTTTGTGCCTTGCAAATTAGGTGCAGCTAAAGTTTTAATATGTACTTGCTTTTTCATCCCAAACTCCTCCTTATCTGAACTATCTATGAATTAAGCACTCTACTTACTAAATATACTTTAAGCATCAACATTATAGCACAAAATAGACCTATGGAACAGTAAAATTTAGGTTACAAATACAGAAGCAGCAAAAGAAAATTAGGCATAAAAAAATTCCTTAACCAGGAATCTTAAATTAGTTTTGGAGCGGAAGACGGGATTCGAACCCGCAACCCTCGGCTTGGGAAGCCGATGCTCTACCATTGAGCCACTTCCGCATAACTATTCAGTTAGTTCTCTTCTCAATAAAATAATTATAAAACCTCCATATTAAATAGTCAAACTAAGCACACAAAAAATTAATAACAAAACTTCAGCTTAAGCTGAAGTTTTTAAATAATATGGTGACCCGTAGGGGATTTGAACCCCTGTTACCGCCGTGAAAGGGCGGTGTCTTAGACCACTTGACCAACGGGCCATAAAAATGGTGAGCCATCCGCGACTCGAACGCGGGACACCCTGATTAAAAGTCAGGTGCTCTACCAACTGAGCTAATGGCTCACAACAGTTTATGCTGTGTACTTAATTTTGGGCCTCACAGTTGTATATATTACTATATCTTTTGACAACTGTCAACAAATTATTCAAAGAATTTTTTTGGGAAAGATAATTAAAATTCATTTAGAATAGTGCCAAATTTTAAAAATGTCAAGTTTAAGAAAGCCTGCCAAAAGGCAGGCTTTCTTAAACTTGACATAAATTTACTATTCAACAGGCGATTAATTTATCCTGCTAAACCAATATGCAAATTTCAATTAAATTAGGCAAAAACAGGTTCGCAAAAGATGCTTTGTTCTCTTTCAGGGCCTACAGCTACAATAGCTACTTTAGCTCCAGTAAGCTCTTCTACTCTGCGAATAAATTTCTGCGCACTTTCCGGCAAATCTTCAAATTTTTGGATTGAACTTACATCCTCTTTCCAACCAGGAAGCTCTTCATAAACTGGTTGGCACTTGGCTAAGGCCTTTAGGCTGTGCGGAAATTCCGTCGTTATCTGTCCATCCAGTTTATAGCCGGTGCAAATCTTAATTGTTTCTAAAGAATCAAGTACATCTAATTTAGTTAAGGCAAGTACATCAATGCCATTTACTTGAACAGCATATTTTAAGATAACTGCATCTAACCAACCACAGCGCCTAGCTCGGCCAGTAGTAGTACCAAATTCTTTCCCAATATCTCTGATAGAGGCTCCTACTTCGTCAAAAAGCTCTGTAGGGAAAGGACCTTCTCCTACCCGAGTTGTGTAGGCTTTGGCAACACCTATAACCCTGCTAATTTTAGTTGGGCCAACACCTGTACCTATACATGCTCCTCCGGCAATGGGGAAAGAGCTGGTGACGAAAGGATATGTTCCATGATCAAGATCTAAAAGAGTTCCTTGAGCACCTTCAAATAAAACTTTTTTACCCGAACGGATAGCCTGATTCACTAAGACAGAGGTATCAGTCACATAGGGCCGAAGCTTTTCAGCGTATTCCGTATACTCCTGAAGAATTTCTGCAGTTTCAAATGCTTCTGAACCATAAACTTTTTGCAAAAACTCATTTTTAATTTTTATATTTCTCTCTAAAAGTACAGCGAATTCCTCTTTATCTAACAGATCAATCATTCTAATGCCCATACGGGATGCTTTATCTGCATAAG
The Bacillota bacterium LX-D genome window above contains:
- the scfB gene encoding thioether cross-link-forming SCIFF peptide maturase, with the protein product MIDFDLRNVHRFQQGDLAIVLDVNSGSIHIVDDSTWQVLAALDEAGGSWAQAQEKVQHLIDAQSLAEIKEELENLQAEGLLFTQDDRKEPDCRDPILKSLCLHLAHDCNLRCKYCFATTGDFGGKRELMDFAVGKKALDYLLAHSGKRKLCEVDFFGGEPLMNFTVMKELVAYGKKAAAELGKKFKFTLTTNGVLLNDDVQQFLNQEQISVVLSIDGRREINDRMRPFAGGKGSYERIVPIYQKFAAARNDEDYVVRGTYTRYNLDFSQDVFHLFDLGFTHLSVEPVVAAPEEDYAFHPEDVALIKKEYEKLAEGYLDRYFAGKEMDFFHFNIDLDHGPCLPKRLTGCGAGYEYMAVTPAGEFYPCHQFVGREEYLMGNINDGLTNYALAEKFQRANVYHKETCNGCWARFFCSGGCHANAEAHNGDILKPYELGCELQKKRLECAIYVQVKKRLKVV
- a CDS encoding adenylosuccinate synthase; the protein is MSTVVLVGAQWGDEGKGKITDYLAEEAEIVVRSQGGNNAGHTVLTGREEYKLHLIPSGILYPEKICVIGNGVVIDPKVLLEEMDYLQAKGINLANLRISDTAHIILPYHKKLDELEEESRGDHKIGTTKRGIGPAYADKASRMGIRMIDLLDKEEFAVLLERNIKIKNEFLQKVYGSEAFETAEILQEYTEYAEKLRPYVTDTSVLVNQAIRSGKKVLFEGAQGTLLDLDHGTYPFVTSSFPIAGGACIGTGVGPTKISRVIGVAKAYTTRVGEGPFPTELFDEVGASIRDIGKEFGTTTGRARRCGWLDAVILKYAVQVNGIDVLALTKLDVLDSLETIKICTGYKLDGQITTEFPHSLKALAKCQPVYEELPGWKEDVSSIQKFEDLPESAQKFIRRVEELTGAKVAIVAVGPEREQSIFCEPVFA
- a CDS encoding peptidoglycan DD-metalloendopeptidase family protein — protein: MENKKRLGKRPQMLIGAILGLLAVVFAIGIFGFNHKANAFGVFIDGKQVAFVKNKEVAQNYLNKLQSEQKDFAEVDFKEKITFQQMQVKPESLTPEDQLEEILRTKLTPMVQGTVVLVQGKAIGAVANEATAKDVLEQVKKHYLPQDPKLKLKGIKFEEAIALKSQKVPVKEITSPEKLQSLLINGTSQPKSYTVQAGDTIWTIAAANGMSLEEMHSANPWLSSDKLDIGQKIQLVKTEPLVHVVYAANYKVTKRIPFEIKQVTDKKLLRGKQKVTQWGASGQKEIEYQIVKRNGKQVKQQKITVYVVKKPITQVVAKGTKMVLASRGDSRKGILSWPHRGAITSPYGNRGGEFHTGVDINGNTGDPVYAAEAGTVIFAGWSGNYGNMVAISHGDGLVTRYAHNSKLEVSVGERVARGQLISRIGSTGRSTGSHLHFEVLAKGSSRNPLRYLN
- the scfA gene encoding six-cysteine ranthipeptide SCIFF, giving the protein MKKQVHIKTLAAPNLQGTKKTGGCGSCQVSCQSACKTSCTVGNQVCAK